The following are encoded in a window of Solibacillus sp. FSL R7-0668 genomic DNA:
- a CDS encoding sigma 54-interacting transcriptional regulator: MKQLDTSSVFEFMIEKIETGLCAIDENGRVIVYNKKMRELTGESLEQITQRFLSQSLDFNLEQNMLQKVLASGQSYRHVKQTFWNARGEEVTMINDYYAYTLNDGTKIAIQLARDVTQQEFLMDRPLSRYGAPLTFDIITAVSKSMKQVIQQAKIAALGRIPVMLVGESGTGKDMIAEGIHHELQDKNERFITLICRRNEDALLAQIEKYIAEEKNYTFFAERIEFLSSPAQERIIELLETHNVRNHVFIASIGEDPIDLIQQGRLSKNLYYLFSNLTIQVPALRERREDIKPFIDDYFSRRRNDYGMSVIGLAPDVEDIFLSYDWPGNLKELEVLLDDISALLTNEEYVEMTHIPAYFKWKLKQIEPAHTEVEQLFDFSQQELQPLDEYMRKVEDQYISHALQLNDGNISQTAKALGIHRQGLQYRLKRK, translated from the coding sequence ATGAAACAGCTAGATACTTCTAGTGTCTTTGAATTTATGATTGAAAAAATTGAAACTGGGCTTTGTGCCATAGATGAAAACGGACGTGTCATTGTGTACAACAAAAAGATGCGCGAACTAACGGGTGAATCATTAGAGCAAATTACGCAGCGTTTTTTATCACAATCCCTCGACTTTAACTTAGAGCAAAATATGCTTCAAAAGGTGTTAGCCTCTGGTCAAAGCTATCGACATGTGAAGCAAACGTTTTGGAATGCGCGTGGCGAAGAAGTCACGATGATCAACGACTACTATGCCTATACCCTAAATGACGGCACAAAAATCGCCATTCAATTAGCACGTGATGTGACACAGCAGGAATTTTTAATGGACCGCCCACTCAGCCGTTACGGGGCCCCATTAACCTTTGATATTATTACCGCCGTTTCCAAATCGATGAAGCAGGTTATTCAACAGGCAAAAATTGCAGCACTCGGACGAATTCCTGTCATGCTAGTGGGTGAATCTGGAACGGGAAAAGATATGATTGCAGAAGGCATTCACCATGAGCTGCAGGATAAAAACGAACGCTTCATCACCCTGATTTGCCGGCGTAATGAAGACGCACTACTTGCACAAATCGAAAAATATATTGCCGAGGAAAAAAACTACACCTTTTTTGCTGAACGCATCGAATTTTTATCAAGTCCCGCACAGGAGCGCATCATCGAGCTTTTAGAAACACATAATGTGCGCAATCATGTGTTTATTGCTAGTATTGGCGAGGATCCGATTGATTTAATTCAGCAAGGGCGTCTTTCGAAAAACTTATATTATTTATTTTCAAATTTAACGATTCAAGTGCCAGCACTGCGTGAACGTCGCGAGGACATTAAGCCCTTTATCGACGACTATTTTTCACGCCGTCGCAATGATTACGGCATGTCTGTCATCGGTCTTGCGCCAGATGTTGAGGACATTTTCTTAAGCTATGACTGGCCAGGCAATTTAAAGGAGCTTGAAGTGTTGCTGGATGATATTAGCGCATTATTAACAAACGAGGAATACGTGGAAATGACGCATATTCCGGCGTACTTTAAGTGGAAGCTCAAGCAAATCGAGCCTGCCCATACAGAGGTGGAGCAGCTGTTTGATTTTTCGCAGCAAGAGCTACAGCCACTAGATGAGTATATGCGCAAGGTGGAAGATCAGTACATCAGCCATGCCCTTCAGCTGAATGATGGCAACATCTCGCAAACCGCGAAAGCGTTAGGCATTCATCGTCAGGGCTTACAATACCGATTGAAGCGGAAATAG
- the putP gene encoding sodium/proline symporter PutP, translating into MSDYSYQLLAIIIYMIAMLGIGWYAFRKTSNLTDYMLGGRGLGATVTALSAGAADMSGWLLMGLPGAIYVSGLVEAWIAIGLTIGAYLNWLLVAPRLRVYTQVSNNSITIPSYLDNRLRDRTKLLRIASGIIILVFFTFYVSSGMVSGGKFFESSFGMDYHTGLLFVAAVVVAYTLFGGFLAVSYTDVIQGLIMVVTLIAVPVVGVFLTGGIGETVDSIQAVNPDMLSLIPPTATAAMIISSLAWGLGYFGQPHIIVRFMAISSVKETKAARRIGIGWMIFSLLGALATAFVGVAYFQQQGAALKDSETVFIVLGQILFHPLIAGIILAAILAAIMSTISSQLIVTSSALIEDMYKALFNKNAEDKHYVFLGRLAVLFVSIFAIVVAWNPESTILGLVAFAWAGFGSAFGPIIILSLFWRKLTNYGALAGMVFGAVVAFFWGRTESLKDMLYEIVPGFITCFVIAVIVSWITYRPNAEIDKEFDETVRILKEERQ; encoded by the coding sequence ATGTCGGACTACAGTTATCAATTATTGGCCATTATTATTTATATGATTGCGATGCTTGGTATAGGCTGGTATGCGTTCCGAAAAACAAGCAACTTAACGGATTATATGTTAGGTGGACGTGGACTTGGCGCTACGGTAACAGCCTTAAGTGCTGGCGCTGCGGATATGTCAGGCTGGCTCTTAATGGGGTTACCTGGTGCCATTTACGTATCAGGTCTTGTGGAGGCATGGATTGCCATTGGTTTAACAATTGGTGCTTATTTAAACTGGTTGCTCGTTGCACCGCGCTTACGTGTGTATACACAGGTTTCAAACAATTCGATTACGATTCCGAGTTATTTAGATAACCGTTTACGGGATCGCACAAAATTATTACGTATTGCTTCAGGAATTATTATTCTCGTATTCTTTACGTTCTATGTATCATCTGGGATGGTATCTGGTGGGAAATTCTTTGAAAGCTCATTCGGCATGGATTACCATACAGGGCTGTTATTTGTAGCGGCTGTAGTCGTTGCTTATACGCTATTCGGTGGCTTCCTAGCGGTGAGCTATACAGACGTGATTCAAGGGCTGATTATGGTCGTTACGCTGATCGCGGTGCCTGTTGTCGGGGTATTTTTAACAGGGGGCATTGGGGAAACAGTGGATTCGATTCAAGCTGTGAATCCTGATATGCTTAGCCTAATTCCTCCAACGGCAACTGCAGCAATGATTATTTCATCATTAGCTTGGGGACTTGGCTATTTCGGGCAGCCCCATATTATTGTACGCTTTATGGCGATTAGCTCTGTAAAAGAAACGAAGGCTGCTCGTCGCATCGGAATTGGCTGGATGATATTCAGCTTGCTTGGTGCACTGGCAACCGCTTTTGTGGGTGTTGCCTATTTCCAGCAGCAAGGCGCGGCATTAAAGGACTCTGAAACGGTGTTTATCGTATTAGGGCAAATTTTATTCCATCCGCTTATTGCAGGAATTATATTAGCAGCCATTTTAGCGGCGATTATGAGCACGATTTCCTCTCAATTAATCGTCACAAGCTCGGCCCTTATTGAAGATATGTATAAGGCACTGTTCAACAAAAACGCAGAGGATAAGCATTATGTATTTTTAGGACGCCTAGCTGTACTGTTCGTATCCATTTTTGCGATAGTTGTTGCATGGAATCCTGAAAGTACCATTTTAGGGCTTGTTGCCTTTGCTTGGGCAGGCTTTGGCTCGGCATTTGGCCCGATTATTATTCTTTCGCTATTTTGGCGTAAGCTGACAAACTACGGTGCACTGGCTGGTATGGTGTTCGGTGCAGTCGTTGCATTTTTCTGGGGACGCACCGAAAGCCTAAAGGATATGCTGTATGAAATTGTACCAGGCTTTATCACTTGTTTTGTCATCGCGGTAATCGTCAGCTGGATTACGTACAGACCCAATGCTGAAATCGATAAAGAATTCGATGAAACCGTGCGTATTTTGAAGGAAGAACGACAGTAA
- a CDS encoding proline dehydrogenase family protein translates to MSLKDFFIALSENQTLNFAAQKYGYQLGAQTVVAGTNIDEVVESIKALNAQGIACTVDNLGEFVFEREAALAAKAQILAVIERIHSENLNAHISLKPSQLGLDIDYDFCYENLKDIVALANDYQIFVNFDMENYARLHPSFELLEALHAQYDNVGTVIQAYFFESDDNIERFKDYRLRLVKGAYKEDPSVAFQDKIDIDRKFIEQIEYHLLHGKFTSIATHDHNIINHVKQFVKAHNIPNDKFEFQMLYGFRTDMQLSLAKEGYNFCTYVPFGQDWYGYFMRRLAERPQNINLVTKQVFNKKTNTVLAVAAGAFLLGRITKKRK, encoded by the coding sequence ATGTCATTAAAGGACTTTTTTATCGCACTTTCTGAAAATCAAACATTAAATTTTGCAGCTCAAAAATACGGTTATCAGCTCGGGGCGCAAACTGTCGTTGCAGGTACAAATATTGATGAGGTTGTAGAAAGCATAAAGGCATTAAATGCGCAGGGAATTGCATGTACTGTTGATAATTTAGGGGAATTTGTCTTTGAAAGAGAGGCTGCGCTTGCTGCAAAGGCCCAAATTTTAGCGGTAATTGAACGCATTCATTCAGAAAATTTAAACGCTCATATTTCACTAAAGCCATCACAGCTCGGCTTAGATATTGATTATGATTTCTGCTATGAAAACTTAAAGGACATCGTGGCATTAGCCAATGATTACCAAATTTTCGTTAATTTCGATATGGAAAACTATGCGCGTTTGCATCCATCCTTTGAGTTATTAGAAGCATTACATGCACAATATGACAATGTCGGGACAGTCATTCAGGCTTATTTCTTTGAGTCGGATGACAACATCGAACGCTTTAAGGACTACCGTTTGCGCTTAGTGAAGGGCGCTTATAAAGAAGATCCATCTGTCGCGTTCCAAGACAAAATAGACATTGACCGTAAATTCATTGAGCAAATTGAATATCATTTATTACATGGTAAATTTACATCCATTGCGACGCATGATCATAATATTATTAATCACGTCAAACAATTCGTCAAAGCACACAACATCCCGAATGATAAGTTTGAATTTCAAATGCTTTACGGCTTCCGTACAGATATGCAGCTAAGCCTTGCTAAAGAAGGCTATAATTTCTGCACATATGTGCCATTCGGACAGGATTGGTATGGCTACTTTATGCGTCGTTTAGCAGAACGTCCGCAAAATATCAATCTCGTTACTAAACAAGTGTTTAACAAAAAGACGAACACCGTTTTAGCTGTAGCGGCTGGGGCATTTCTATTAGGTCGCATCACAAAAAAGCGTAAATAA